The following proteins are co-located in the Senegalia massiliensis genome:
- the potA gene encoding spermidine/putrescine ABC transporter ATP-binding protein, translating to MEKNIIKLENIIKSYGDTKVLKNIDLKIKENEFLTLLGPSGCGKTTTLRIIGGFEQPNEGNIYFNDKKINDVPPYKRQINTVFQKYALFPHMNIFENIAFGLKIKKISQDEIKKKVSKMLSLVGLEGYENRKISSLSGGQQQRIAIARALVNEPKVLLLDEPLGALDLKLRQEMQLELKNMQKEVGITFIYVTHDQEEALTMSDTIIVMDKGEIQQKGSPVDIYNEPKNKFVAKFVGESNIIEGKMIRDYVVKFADNIFDCVDKGFNNNEKVDIVIRPEDIKLVSKENSKLIGTIKSVIFKGVHYEMIIEENERTWLVHSTLKQDMDTQIGIHFRPEDIHVMHKED from the coding sequence ATGGAGAAGAATATTATAAAATTAGAAAATATAATTAAAAGTTATGGAGATACAAAAGTGTTGAAAAATATTGATTTAAAAATTAAAGAAAATGAATTTTTAACGCTTTTAGGGCCAAGTGGTTGTGGTAAAACTACTACACTTAGAATAATAGGAGGATTTGAACAACCAAATGAAGGAAATATTTATTTTAATGATAAGAAAATAAACGATGTACCTCCTTATAAAAGACAGATTAATACTGTATTTCAAAAGTATGCACTTTTTCCACATATGAATATTTTTGAAAATATTGCTTTTGGGTTAAAAATAAAAAAAATTTCTCAAGATGAAATAAAAAAGAAAGTAAGCAAGATGCTATCTTTAGTAGGGCTTGAAGGATATGAAAATAGAAAAATAAGTTCACTAAGTGGAGGGCAGCAACAGAGAATAGCTATTGCAAGGGCACTTGTTAATGAACCTAAAGTATTACTATTAGATGAACCTTTAGGAGCCTTAGATTTAAAACTAAGACAAGAAATGCAATTAGAGCTTAAAAACATGCAAAAAGAAGTGGGAATAACTTTTATATATGTTACACATGATCAAGAGGAAGCACTTACTATGTCAGATACTATTATTGTTATGGATAAAGGTGAAATCCAACAAAAAGGAAGTCCAGTTGATATATATAATGAACCTAAAAATAAATTTGTAGCAAAGTTTGTTGGGGAAAGTAATATTATAGAAGGTAAAATGATAAGAGATTATGTAGTAAAATTTGCTGATAACATATTCGACTGTGTAGATAAGGGTTTTAATAATAATGAAAAAGTAGATATAGTTATAAGACCTGAAGATATAAAGTTAGTATCTAAAGAAAATTCTAAACTTATAGGTACTATTAAGTCAGTAATATTTAAAGGAGTTCACTATGAAATGATAATTGAAGAAAATGAAAGGACATGGTTAGTACACAGTACATTGAAACAAGATATGGATACTCAAATCGGAATACATTTCAGACCTGAAGATATACATGTGATGCATAAGGAGGATTAA
- a CDS encoding ABC transporter permease, whose protein sequence is MKRIAAYPYIFWSVIFIVLPLILVFLYGITIEDYSSPLGLKFSLENFYRFLEPVYLNVLWRSILLAVISTIMCLIIGYPFSFILSKLSIKKRNTYILLVIIPMWMNFLLRTYAWMSILGKKGIINNLLRSIGLPALDLLYNDGAVILGMVYNFLPFMILPIYTVLIKMDKNILEAAEDLGANKFKVFLKVIFPLSLPGVISGITMVFMPAVSTFVISKLLGGGQYWLIGNLVEEQFLRINDWHFGSTIALVLMIIILFAMAILSKYEDKEEGGAGLW, encoded by the coding sequence ATGAAAAGAATAGCAGCTTATCCTTATATTTTTTGGAGTGTTATTTTTATTGTATTACCATTAATATTAGTATTTCTATATGGTATTACAATTGAAGATTATTCTAGTCCATTAGGATTAAAGTTTTCTTTGGAAAATTTCTATAGATTTTTAGAACCAGTTTATCTAAATGTTTTATGGAGATCAATTTTACTTGCAGTAATTTCTACTATAATGTGTCTTATAATTGGTTATCCTTTTTCTTTTATACTGTCTAAATTATCTATAAAAAAAAGAAATACTTATATATTATTAGTAATAATACCTATGTGGATGAATTTTTTACTTAGAACTTATGCATGGATGAGTATACTTGGAAAAAAAGGTATTATTAATAATTTATTAAGGAGTATTGGGCTACCTGCACTTGATTTATTATATAATGATGGGGCTGTAATACTTGGTATGGTTTATAATTTTTTACCATTTATGATACTTCCAATTTATACAGTTTTAATTAAAATGGATAAAAATATTTTAGAAGCCGCAGAGGATTTAGGTGCAAATAAATTTAAGGTGTTTTTAAAAGTGATTTTTCCATTAAGTTTACCAGGAGTTATATCTGGGATAACTATGGTATTTATGCCTGCAGTAAGTACTTTTGTAATATCAAAACTTTTAGGTGGAGGTCAATATTGGCTAATAGGAAACTTAGTAGAAGAGCAATTTTTAAGAATAAATGACTGGCATTTTGGTTCAACTATAGCATTAGTACTTATGATAATAATATTATTTGCTATGGCAATTTTAAGCAAGTATGAAGATAAAGAAGAAGGAGGTGCAGGTTTATGGTAG
- a CDS encoding ABC transporter substrate-binding protein has translation MKKIFILLLLVSILFLSSCGEDKEELHVYNWGDYIDETVLDEFEKEYDVNVIYETFPTNEEMYVKIKQGGTSYDVAFPSDYMIEKMIKEDLLYKIDMNNITNYDKIDDRFKSLDFDPNNEYSVPYMWGTMGILYNKNMVEEKVDSWNILWNEKYKDEILMIDSQRDSFAVALKKLGYSLNSTDEQELEKTKQELIKQKDLVLAYVGDEGKDMMVREEAALSVQWSGDAIYLMEENKNLDYVVPKEGSNLWYDNMVIPKTSENKELAEKFIDFMTRKDIALKNTEYIGYSTPNKEAKQELAEELQKSEIAYPTEEQVKNSEVFLDPGEFLKVYDKLWTEVKASK, from the coding sequence ATGAAAAAAATATTTATTCTATTATTATTAGTAAGTATCCTTTTTCTAAGTTCATGTGGGGAAGACAAGGAAGAGTTACATGTATATAATTGGGGCGATTACATCGATGAAACAGTTCTTGATGAATTTGAGAAAGAGTATGATGTAAACGTAATATATGAAACTTTCCCTACAAATGAAGAAATGTATGTAAAGATAAAACAAGGCGGAACTAGTTATGATGTAGCATTTCCATCAGATTATATGATTGAAAAAATGATAAAAGAAGATTTATTATATAAAATTGATATGAATAATATAACTAACTATGATAAGATTGATGACAGATTTAAAAGCTTAGATTTTGATCCTAATAATGAGTATTCTGTGCCATATATGTGGGGAACAATGGGAATATTATACAATAAAAATATGGTAGAAGAAAAAGTAGATAGTTGGAATATTTTATGGAATGAGAAGTATAAAGATGAAATATTGATGATAGATAGCCAAAGAGATTCTTTTGCAGTTGCACTTAAAAAATTAGGTTATTCTTTAAACTCCACTGATGAGCAAGAATTAGAAAAAACAAAACAAGAATTAATAAAACAAAAGGATTTAGTACTTGCATATGTAGGTGATGAAGGCAAAGATATGATGGTTAGAGAAGAAGCAGCATTGTCAGTACAATGGTCTGGAGATGCTATATATTTGATGGAAGAAAATAAAAACCTTGATTATGTAGTTCCTAAAGAAGGTTCTAACTTATGGTATGATAATATGGTTATACCAAAAACCTCTGAGAATAAGGAGTTAGCTGAAAAGTTTATAGACTTTATGACTAGGAAAGACATTGCACTTAAAAATACAGAGTATATAGGATATTCTACTCCTAATAAAGAAGCAAAACAAGAATTAGCTGAAGAATTACAAAAGAGCGAAATTGCATATCCAACTGAAGAGCAAGTTAAAAATAGTGAAGTGTTTCTAGATCCAGGAGAATTTTTAAAAGTTTATGATAAATTATGGACAGAAGTAAAAGCATCAAAATAA
- a CDS encoding helix-turn-helix domain-containing protein: MNIGKKIKELRMKNNLTQEELANRCELSKGFISQIERDLTSPSITTFTDILESLGTNLKDFFTEVEDEKIVFSKDDMFISKDDEYKFELKWIIPNAQKNQMEPILLTLEEGGRYKEDHPHEGEELGYVLSGSIFVILGGKKYKAKKGESFYYKSNVDHSIINAGKKKASIIWISTPPNF; encoded by the coding sequence ATAATTTAACTCAAGAAGAATTAGCTAATAGATGTGAATTATCAAAAGGTTTTATTTCTCAAATTGAAAGAGATTTAACTTCACCTTCAATTACTACATTTACTGATATATTAGAAAGTTTAGGAACTAATTTAAAGGATTTTTTTACTGAAGTTGAAGATGAAAAAATTGTTTTTTCAAAAGATGATATGTTTATAAGCAAAGATGATGAATATAAATTTGAACTTAAATGGATAATACCTAATGCTCAAAAAAATCAAATGGAGCCAATTTTGTTGACATTAGAAGAAGGAGGAAGATATAAAGAGGATCATCCTCATGAAGGTGAAGAATTAGGATATGTATTAAGTGGAAGTATATTTGTTATTCTTGGAGGTAAAAAGTACAAAGCAAAAAAAGGTGAAAGCTTTTATTATAAATCCAATGTAGATCATTCTATAATAAATGCTGGTAAAAAGAAAGCAAGTATAATCTGGATATCTACTCCACCTAACTTTTAA
- a CDS encoding ABC transporter permease: MVEKYIQKIYIFLIFLFLYAPIAVLIIFSFNDSRLQGTWDGFTLNWYRELFKSREIMKSLYYTISIAIFSSIISTIIGTLSAIGIYNMKSFRKKIILNINYLPVLNPDIVTGIALMTLFIFIKIRLGFMTLLLSHITFSIPYVILAVLPKLKQLPKDISEAAMDLGATPFYAFRKIILPEISPGIVTGALIAFTLSIDDFVISFFTTGSGISNLSITIYSMARRGIDPKINALSTLMFLSVLILMLIINKRTSKKMNEEV, translated from the coding sequence ATGGTAGAAAAATATATACAAAAAATATATATATTTTTAATTTTTCTATTTCTTTATGCACCTATTGCTGTACTAATTATATTTTCATTTAATGATTCTAGACTACAAGGTACATGGGATGGATTTACATTAAACTGGTATAGAGAATTATTTAAAAGTAGAGAAATAATGAAATCTCTTTATTATACTATTAGTATAGCAATATTTTCATCAATTATATCTACTATAATTGGTACATTATCTGCTATTGGAATTTATAACATGAAAAGTTTTAGAAAAAAAATTATTTTAAATATAAATTATTTGCCTGTATTAAATCCAGATATAGTTACAGGTATTGCTCTTATGACTTTATTTATATTTATAAAAATTAGACTTGGCTTTATGACTCTTTTACTTTCACATATAACATTTAGCATACCATATGTAATACTTGCTGTATTACCTAAATTAAAACAATTACCTAAAGATATTTCAGAAGCTGCTATGGATTTGGGTGCTACACCTTTTTATGCATTTAGAAAAATAATTCTACCTGAAATATCACCTGGGATAGTAACAGGGGCTTTAATTGCCTTTACACTTTCTATAGATGATTTTGTAATTAGCTTTTTTACAACAGGTTCTGGCATAAGTAATTTGTCAATAACTATATATTCTATGGCTAGGAGAGGAATAGATCCAAAAATAAATGCACTTTCTACATTAATGTTTTTATCTGTATTAATATTAATGTTAATAATAAATAAAAGAACATCAAAAAAAATGAATGAAGAGGTGTAA